The Streptomyces hundungensis genome contains the following window.
ATGCCCCTTAGGGCGTTCCCCGACTGTGCCGGAAGCGACCCGGGGCCATAGGTTGATCCGCATGGAGGAGCTGGACCGTCAGATCGTGGATCTGCTCGTCAAGGACGGGCGGATGAGCTACACCGACCTGGGCAAGGCCACCGGCCTGTCCACCTCGGCGGTGCACCAGCGGGTACGCCGTCTCGAACAGCGCGGGGTCATCCGCGGATACGCCGCCGTCGTGGACCCCGAGGCGGTGGGCCTGCCGCTGACCGCGTTCATCTCGGTCAAGCCCTTCGACCC
Protein-coding sequences here:
- a CDS encoding Lrp/AsnC family transcriptional regulator, which translates into the protein MEELDRQIVDLLVKDGRMSYTDLGKATGLSTSAVHQRVRRLEQRGVIRGYAAVVDPEAVGLPLTAFISVKPFDPSAPDDIAERLADVPELEACHSVAGDENYILKVRVATPLELEHLLTRIRTLAGVSTRTTVVLSTPYEARPPHI